A genome region from Natronobeatus ordinarius includes the following:
- a CDS encoding NAD(P)/FAD-dependent oxidoreductase has translation MKHVVVLGAGSGGAMTANILRRKLDRSEATVTVVDKSTDHFYQPSFYLVPFGYLDPDQSRHVDELLKPDVEFVHDAVTGVDPNAQTVSLEAGDDLEYDYLVVATGHRLDPTATPGLLEAWQETDDVYPFYHYEAALEMRDALENFDGGTFLVTQPDTPIKCPGAPLKLTMLAEDYFRRRGIRDDVEVIMTRNAEHHFGVQPYRDKLYEIWNDRDIEFKENFSVAEIDPDANVVRSADGEEIEYDLYAPVTPQFGQKAITEGSPLADDSEDGEYVTIDQHSCQHDEYENVFALGDCENAPHSKTAAAARKQAHVVGKNLTALLRDEPMRAEYDGYAACPLLTKKGKALIAEFDYEGPISAPVESKLNWIMDVNVLPSVYWDAWMRGYDPLP, from the coding sequence ATGAAGCACGTAGTCGTACTCGGTGCCGGCTCCGGCGGTGCCATGACTGCCAACATCCTCCGGCGAAAACTCGACCGATCCGAGGCCACGGTAACGGTCGTCGACAAGAGTACCGATCACTTCTACCAGCCGTCGTTCTATCTCGTCCCGTTCGGCTACCTCGATCCCGACCAGTCGAGACACGTCGACGAGCTCCTGAAACCGGACGTCGAGTTCGTCCACGACGCCGTCACGGGCGTCGATCCCAACGCACAGACCGTCTCCCTCGAAGCCGGCGACGACCTCGAGTACGATTACCTCGTGGTCGCGACCGGCCACCGACTCGACCCGACGGCGACGCCCGGGCTGCTCGAGGCCTGGCAGGAGACCGACGACGTCTACCCGTTCTACCACTACGAGGCCGCCCTCGAGATGCGTGACGCACTCGAGAACTTCGACGGTGGGACGTTCCTCGTCACCCAGCCCGACACGCCGATCAAGTGTCCCGGCGCGCCGCTGAAGCTGACGATGCTCGCTGAGGACTACTTCCGCCGGCGCGGTATCCGCGACGACGTCGAGGTCATCATGACCCGCAACGCCGAGCACCACTTCGGCGTCCAGCCCTACCGTGACAAGCTGTACGAGATCTGGAACGATCGGGACATCGAGTTCAAGGAGAACTTCTCGGTTGCGGAGATCGACCCCGACGCGAACGTCGTTCGGTCCGCCGACGGCGAGGAGATCGAGTACGACCTCTACGCCCCGGTCACCCCCCAGTTCGGGCAGAAAGCGATCACCGAGGGCTCGCCGCTGGCCGACGACTCCGAGGACGGCGAATACGTCACCATCGACCAGCACAGCTGCCAGCACGACGAGTACGAGAACGTCTTCGCGCTGGGTGACTGTGAGAACGCCCCGCACTCGAAGACCGCCGCCGCCGCCCGCAAGCAGGCTCACGTCGTCGGGAAGAACCTGACCGCCCTGCTCCGGGACGAGCCCATGCGCGCCGAGTACGACGGCTACGCGGCCTGCCCGCTGCTCACGAAGAAGGGGAAGGCGCTGATCGCCGAGTTCGACTACGAGGGGCCGATCTCCGCCCCCGTCGAGAGCAAGCTGAACTGGATCATGGACGTCAACGTCCTCCCATCCGTCTACTGGGACGCCTGGATGCGAGGCTACGACCCACTCCCGTAA